A stretch of the Fibrobacter sp. UWEL genome encodes the following:
- a CDS encoding fibrobacter succinogenes major paralogous domain-containing protein, translating to MRKKISLMLPLLCAPLAFWACGDGESNSGTSANGSVSEADLVVATFDDLPVCSDKREGATAYVKDEKTAYICEDGKWISDDETDGDDSSSSVKPSSSSSDKIDSSSSVKPSSSSSVNPGSSSSKKDDPMSSSSFKYEQDSTAYEQPDVVKVKDKSIAGVSQKGPFVTGSAVKLYELDGETYAQTGKSFTGKITSDNGEFGVSSVTLASQYALLEASGYYRNEVSGKKSGGTITLNALTDLSDREKVNINLLTHLEYERALYLVGTGVNVPAAKKQAEAEIFNAFGIQGDFANSEDLNIFSKGEGNAALLAFSILMQGNRSEAELTELLTKFATDIEKDGEWNDASTKAKIADWANEQDLNGKLSSIRSNINSWGLGSAPDFEKYVRNFWYANYGLEACEADSKGVVAATTNELVEAYGTKTRYICNGEGWVEASDIEKDTYQWAAGEDGEIKQGSVTKSVNYVYDGAKNAWRNASTVEAALGGCTETREADISLNTGKVNGTWYICKNRKWESTNNITVDTQGWVEGSDGDIKKGDSTDVQYKYDEALDQWVATNANDVSLGLMGCTTNRTGEIGKSGETYYVCKNSNWQVAAEIDYDTYGEKCTSAEVGKTMNGKETATNKYYCSSKGWVSLMGDWTFDVPKEARLNPEITYGTMTDKRDYKKYKTVKIGDQVWMAENLNYADSTKMPSLKGKSWCYDDKAENCDVTGRLYTWAAAIDSVALANDADNPQTCGYGKTCTLPTVVQGVCPEGWHLPSYDEWETLFKAVGGFSAAGKALKSGSGWYSNGNGTDTYGFSALPAGYRNNNGNFYNAGNFALFWSASENDSYNAYYMYLGYFSENAYMDNNDKYYGSSVRCLQN from the coding sequence GCCGATTTGGTTGTTGCGACTTTCGATGATTTGCCTGTTTGCAGCGACAAGCGGGAGGGCGCTACCGCCTACGTGAAGGATGAAAAGACCGCCTACATCTGCGAAGACGGCAAATGGATTTCCGATGACGAAACGGACGGCGACGATTCCTCGTCGAGTGTCAAGCCTAGTTCCTCTTCATCTGACAAAATAGACTCTTCTTCATCTGTCAAGCCTAGTTCCTCCTCCTCTGTCAACCCAGGCTCTTCCAGTAGCAAGAAGGACGACCCGATGTCCAGTAGCAGTTTCAAGTATGAGCAGGATTCCACGGCCTACGAACAGCCTGATGTTGTGAAGGTGAAGGATAAGTCCATTGCAGGCGTTAGCCAAAAGGGACCGTTTGTGACGGGTTCGGCGGTTAAGCTTTATGAACTGGATGGCGAAACCTACGCACAGACCGGCAAGAGCTTTACGGGCAAGATTACCAGCGACAACGGTGAGTTCGGAGTATCTAGCGTTACCTTGGCTAGCCAGTATGCATTGCTCGAAGCCAGCGGCTACTACCGCAATGAAGTCAGCGGTAAAAAGTCTGGCGGTACCATTACCTTGAACGCACTTACAGACCTTAGCGACCGCGAAAAGGTGAACATCAACTTGCTGACTCACCTTGAATATGAACGCGCCCTTTACCTGGTGGGCACCGGCGTGAATGTTCCTGCTGCCAAGAAACAGGCCGAAGCAGAAATCTTCAACGCCTTTGGTATCCAGGGCGATTTTGCGAACTCCGAAGACCTGAACATCTTTAGCAAGGGCGAGGGTAATGCCGCCCTTTTGGCCTTCAGCATTTTGATGCAGGGTAATCGCAGCGAAGCGGAACTCACGGAACTTTTGACAAAGTTCGCAACCGACATCGAGAAGGATGGCGAATGGAATGACGCTTCCACTAAGGCAAAGATTGCGGACTGGGCTAACGAACAAGACTTGAATGGCAAGCTATCTTCGATTCGTTCCAACATCAATAGCTGGGGGTTGGGTTCGGCTCCGGACTTTGAAAAGTATGTGCGCAATTTCTGGTATGCAAATTATGGCCTTGAGGCTTGCGAAGCCGATAGCAAGGGCGTGGTTGCCGCAACCACCAATGAACTTGTTGAAGCCTATGGTACTAAAACCCGCTATATCTGTAATGGCGAGGGTTGGGTAGAAGCTAGCGACATTGAAAAGGACACTTACCAGTGGGCTGCCGGCGAAGATGGCGAAATCAAGCAGGGAAGCGTAACCAAGTCCGTGAACTATGTTTACGACGGCGCTAAAAATGCTTGGAGAAACGCCTCCACGGTTGAAGCCGCCCTTGGCGGTTGCACCGAAACTCGCGAAGCCGACATTTCTTTGAATACGGGCAAGGTGAATGGAACCTGGTACATTTGCAAGAACCGCAAGTGGGAATCCACCAACAACATTACCGTTGATACCCAGGGTTGGGTAGAAGGTAGCGATGGTGATATCAAGAAGGGGGACTCCACCGATGTGCAGTACAAGTACGACGAGGCCCTGGATCAGTGGGTGGCTACGAATGCAAATGATGTGAGCCTGGGCCTAATGGGCTGCACCACCAACCGCACCGGCGAAATCGGCAAGAGCGGCGAAACTTACTACGTGTGCAAGAACAGCAACTGGCAGGTGGCTGCAGAAATAGACTACGACACCTATGGCGAAAAGTGCACCAGTGCCGAAGTGGGCAAGACCATGAACGGCAAGGAGACTGCAACCAACAAGTACTACTGCTCTAGCAAGGGCTGGGTAAGCCTGATGGGTGACTGGACCTTTGACGTGCCGAAGGAGGCTCGCCTGAATCCGGAAATCACCTACGGCACCATGACTGACAAACGCGACTATAAAAAGTACAAGACTGTAAAGATCGGTGATCAGGTGTGGATGGCCGAGAACCTGAACTATGCCGATTCTACAAAAATGCCGAGCCTGAAGGGTAAGTCCTGGTGCTATGACGATAAGGCCGAAAATTGTGATGTAACCGGTCGCCTTTACACCTGGGCTGCGGCCATTGACTCCGTTGCACTGGCAAACGATGCAGACAATCCTCAGACCTGCGGTTATGGTAAGACCTGTACGCTGCCGACAGTTGTTCAAGGCGTGTGCCCCGAGGGCTGGCACCTGCCGAGTTATGATGAATGGGAGACCTTGTTCAAGGCTGTTGGTGGTTTCAGCGCTGCTGGTAAGGCTCTTAAGTCGGGCAGTGGCTGGTACAGCAATGGCAACGGAACGGATACCTACGGCTTCTCCGCGCTCCCTGCAGGCTACAGAAACAACAATGGCAATTTCTACAATGCCGGCAACTTCGCCCTCTTCTGGTCTGCTAGCGAGAACGATAGCTACAACGCCTATTACATGTACTTGGGCTACTTCAGCGAGAATGCCTACATGGACAACAACGATAAGTACTACGGTAGCTCCGTTCGTTGTCTCCAGAACTGA